One Phoenix dactylifera cultivar Barhee BC4 unplaced genomic scaffold, palm_55x_up_171113_PBpolish2nd_filt_p 000843F, whole genome shotgun sequence DNA segment encodes these proteins:
- the LOC120107373 gene encoding protein SCO1 homolog 2, mitochondrial-like, producing MLRSRLVGVSLRNGSRVFTRSPPSTRVYPFQGFQSRGYIEGTNYRDHKLPRKLPEDNELHSQSWRNYIIPTAVLVIAGAGLLIHYNDEKRAIPKGAFLRICSMVDALKLFCLVGYLLHCQILHIGDVRTFLFRSHQSTNSDGSKVNRPAIGGPFRLFDTEKNLVTESNLQGNWTLMYFGYTSSPDVGPEEVKKMAEVIQILESEHNFKITPIFVTIDPQRDSPAQLRAYLGEFDSRIIGLTGPIAAVRQMAQEYRIYFKKVDEEGQDYLVECSHNMYLLDPNMEILRCFGVEYDALQLSNAIMMEMKKASK from the exons GGTTTATCCTTTTCAGGGCTTCCAGTCCCGAGGCTATATAGAAGGAACAAACTACAGGGATCATAAGCTACCAAGAAAGCTTCCAGAAGATAACGAGTTGCATTCCCAATCATGGAGAAATTATATTATT CCCACAGCTGTACTAGTGATTGCTGGAGCAGGCCTACTTATTCACTACAATGATGAGAAACGAGCAATCCCAAAAGGTGCCTTCCTTAGAATCTGCAGCATGGTTGATGCGCTAAAATTATTTTGTCTCGTTGGTTACTTATTACATTGTCAAATATT GCATATTGGTGATGTTCGTACATTTCTATTCA GATCACATCAAAGTACAAACTCTGATGGGAGTAAAGTCAACAGACCTGCAATTGGAGGCCCATTTAGGCTGTTTGATACAGAAAAAAATTTGGTAACTGAGTCAAACCTTCAGGGAAATTGGACACTCATGTACTTTGGGTACACTTCTTCCCCTGATGTTGGACCAGAAGAAGTTAAAAAGATGGCCGAAGTCATCCAGATATTAG AGTCTGAACACAACTTCAAGATCACTCCTATTTTTGTCACCATTGACCCTCAGCGTGATTCCCCTGCTCAACTTAGGGCATACCTTGGAG AATTTGATTCAAGAATAATTGGATTAACAGGCCCTATTGCGGCTGTAAGACAGATGGCACAGGAGTACCGCATTTACTTCAAAAAAGTTGATGAAGAAGGCCAAGATTATCTTGTGGAATGTTCACATAACAT GTACCTGTTAGATCCAAACATGGAAATTTTGAGATGTTTTGGAGTGGAATATGATGCTTTGCAGTTGTCTAATGCGATAATGATGGAGATGAAGAAGGCATCAAAGTGA